The Miscanthus floridulus cultivar M001 chromosome 17, ASM1932011v1, whole genome shotgun sequence genome has a window encoding:
- the LOC136516586 gene encoding pseudouridine-5'-phosphate glycosidase-like yields the protein MSIVVAPEVAAALARCGAVVALESTIICHGMPYPKNLQTAMEVEAIVRDNGAIPATIAILDGVPHVGLNSEQLKRLAISGRQFQKTARRDIAHVVASGGNGATTVSATMFFAYKVGIPIFVTGGIGGVHRDGQQTMDVSSDLTELGKTPVAVVSAGVKSILDIPRTLEYLETQGVTVAAYRTNEFPAFFTEISGCQVPCRVDSPEECAKIIYANKNLHLGSGILIAVPIPKQHAASGKIIESAIQTALKEEEDKRIIGNAITPFMLERVKELTGGSSLEANIALVKNNALIGANIAVALSNIQQREVNRMRRSAL from the exons ATGTCGATCGTGGTGGCGCCGGAGGTCGCGGCCGCTCTCGCGCGCTGCGGCGCGGTCGTCGCCCTCGAGTCCACCATCATCTGCCACG GTATGCCGTACCCGAAGAATCTTCAGACCGCCATGGAGGTGGAGGCCATCGTCAGGGACAATGGGGCTATCCCTGCCACCATAGCCATCCTAGACGGAGTTCCCCATGTCG GCCTTAACAGCGAACAATTGAAGAGACTGGCTATAAGTGGAAGGCAATTTCAGAAGACGGCTAGAAGGGATATTGCCCATGTT GTCGCATCTGGTGGCAATGGCGCAACAACAGTTTCGGCCACTATGTTCTTTGCTTACAAG GTTGGCATACCAATTTTTGTTACAGGGGGCATAGGAGGTGTGCATAGAGATGGTCAACAAA CTATGGATGTCTCCTCAGACTTAACTGAACTTGGAAAGACGCCTGTAGCTGTTGTATCGGCTGGTGTGAAGTCCATTTTGGACATACCGCGGACACTAGAGTACCTG GAAACTCAAGGGGTAACTGTTGCTGCTTACAGAACCAATGAATTTCCTGCTTTCTTCACAGAAATTAGTGGATGCCAG GTGCCATGTCGTGTTGATTCTCCAGAAGAGTGTGCCAAAATAATAT ATGCAAACAAGAACCTGCATCTTGGTTCTGGGATTCTTATTGCAGTACCTATCCCCAAGCAGCATGCAGCTTCAGGGAAAATTATAGAGTCTGCAATACAGACAGCTCTAAAAGAGGAAGA GGATAAAAGGATAATAGGAAATGCGATCACTCCCTTCATGCTTGAAAGAGTAAAAGAACTAACTGGAGGATCTTCCTTGGAAGCTA ATATTGCACTTGTTAAGAACAATGCTCTTATTGGTGCGAACATTGCTGTTGCCCTTTCTAATATTCAACAGAGAGAAGTAAACA GAATGAGAAGATCCGCATTGTAG